One window from the genome of Erwinia sorbitola encodes:
- the lolD gene encoding lipoprotein-releasing ABC transporter ATP-binding protein LolD, whose protein sequence is MSNKILLQCDNLCKRYQEGSVQTDVLRNVTFSVQPGEMVAIVGSSGSGKSTLMHLMGGLDTPTSGEVVFDGQSLNSMSSGAKAGLRNRELGFIYQFHHLLPDFSALENVAMPLLIGQTAKAEAQKRAIDMLKAVGLDHRAAHRPSELSGGERQRVAIARALVNNPRLVLADEPTGNLDARNADAIFDLLNELNQRQGTAFLVVTHDLHLAKRMQRQMEMRDGQLSDQVKLAGSF, encoded by the coding sequence ATGAGTAACAAGATCCTGTTGCAGTGCGACAACCTGTGTAAACGCTATCAGGAAGGCAGCGTGCAGACCGATGTCCTGCGCAACGTTACCTTCAGCGTACAGCCTGGCGAAATGGTCGCGATTGTCGGCAGTTCCGGCTCGGGGAAAAGTACCCTGATGCACCTGATGGGCGGGCTGGATACGCCTACCTCTGGTGAGGTGGTGTTCGACGGCCAGTCGCTGAACAGTATGTCCTCAGGGGCAAAAGCCGGGCTGCGTAACCGCGAACTGGGCTTTATCTACCAGTTCCACCATCTGTTGCCGGACTTCAGCGCGCTGGAAAACGTAGCAATGCCGCTGCTGATTGGCCAGACCGCCAAAGCAGAAGCTCAAAAGAGAGCTATCGATATGCTTAAGGCCGTTGGCCTGGATCACCGCGCGGCGCACCGTCCTTCAGAGCTATCCGGCGGTGAGCGTCAGCGTGTGGCTATCGCCCGTGCGCTGGTCAATAACCCGCGCCTGGTGCTGGCCGATGAGCCTACCGGTAACCTCGATGCGCGTAACGCCGATGCCATCTTTGACCTGCTTAACGAACTGAACCAGCGCCAGGGCACGGCATTTCTGGTGGTGACCCACGATCTTCACCTGGCAAAACGGATGCAGCGTCAGATGGAAATGCGCGACGGCCAGCTCAGTGATCAAGTCAAACTGGCAGGTAGCTTCTGA
- the lolC gene encoding lipoprotein-releasing ABC transporter permease subunit LolC, which yields MYQPVALFIGLRYMRGRGTDRFGRFVSWLSAIGITLGVMALVTVLSVMNGLEHELEKNTLGLMPQALITSEAGSINPQQQPASSLHLNGISRITPLTTGEVVMQSARSVGVGVMLGINPDEPDPLSPFLISVRQQQLQSGQYNVIVGEQLAGQLGVKSGDQVRLMVPSASQFTPMGRIPSQRLFTIIGTFASNSDVDGYQILVNQQDASRLMRYPAGNITGWRLWLEKPLQVDSVSQQTLPQGLVWKDWRERKGELFQAVKMEKNMMGLLLSLIVAVAAFNIVTSLGLLIMEKQGEVAILQTQGLTRRQIVAVFMVQGATAGIVGALIGALLGVLLASQLNNLMPVIGAFLDGAALPVEISLTQVATITLTAIVVALLSTLYPSWRAAAVQPAEALRYE from the coding sequence ATGTATCAACCTGTCGCCTTATTTATTGGTCTGCGCTATATGCGCGGGCGTGGTACTGACCGCTTCGGGCGGTTTGTTTCCTGGCTTTCCGCTATCGGAATTACGCTGGGTGTGATGGCGCTGGTGACTGTGCTGTCGGTAATGAATGGCCTTGAGCATGAGCTGGAAAAAAATACGCTTGGCCTGATGCCGCAGGCATTGATTACCAGCGAGGCCGGATCGATTAATCCACAGCAGCAGCCTGCCAGCAGCCTGCATCTTAACGGCATCAGTCGTATCACTCCGCTGACTACCGGCGAGGTCGTGATGCAGAGCGCGCGCAGCGTTGGCGTGGGGGTGATGCTGGGTATTAATCCCGATGAACCCGACCCGTTATCGCCATTCCTCATCAGCGTGCGCCAGCAACAGCTGCAATCAGGGCAGTACAATGTGATTGTCGGTGAGCAGCTGGCAGGCCAGCTTGGCGTGAAGAGTGGCGATCAGGTGCGTCTGATGGTGCCTTCCGCCAGCCAGTTTACCCCGATGGGGCGCATTCCCAGCCAGCGCCTGTTTACCATTATTGGCACCTTTGCTTCCAATAGTGATGTCGATGGTTACCAGATTCTGGTTAACCAGCAGGACGCCTCGCGCCTGATGCGCTACCCGGCAGGCAATATTACCGGCTGGCGTCTGTGGCTGGAAAAACCGTTACAGGTAGACAGCGTCAGCCAGCAGACTCTGCCGCAAGGGCTGGTATGGAAAGACTGGCGCGAGCGCAAAGGTGAGCTGTTCCAGGCGGTGAAAATGGAAAAAAATATGATGGGGCTGCTGCTTAGTCTGATCGTCGCCGTGGCTGCCTTTAATATCGTCACCTCACTTGGCCTGCTGATTATGGAGAAGCAGGGCGAAGTGGCGATTCTGCAAACCCAGGGCCTCACCCGCCGCCAGATTGTTGCCGTATTTATGGTGCAGGGCGCCACGGCAGGCATTGTTGGCGCGCTGATCGGCGCACTGCTCGGCGTACTGCTGGCAAGCCAGCTGAATAACCTGATGCCGGTGATCGGTGCCTTCCTTGATGGTGCCGCGCTGCCGGTTGAAATTTCCCTGACTCAGGTCGCCACTATCACCCTGACGGCGATTGTTGTGGCTCTGTTGTCAACGCTTTATCCTTCCTGGCGCGCGGCCGCCGTTCAACCCGCTGAGGCTTTACGTTATGAGTAA
- a CDS encoding GGDEF domain-containing protein produces the protein MPKNKYNINQAIILFALAMLLSTIGLESRNLASLSLFWPSNAILLGLLIRFPALDKPSTLLILFLGMFTADILYGTPVVIAMGLDAANILFIATGRWVLLSNHFTRGHSRRLQALLHVFPASLLGAAVCALAGAIVSEHYFEDELFQAWFSWFSEQMSTSILLLPLVISLPRRDELAQLASALRESTVLPILALVLTTITGIWVGGGGSLIYPLPALLWCAISYPLFITCFLTLITGISEIILVAGNVLNIQGKDDLFRIDSLSSARLGVAAMLISPLIVALSTASNKKLVARITKRADYDFLTGALTRSGLASKLESLVTPRHRPKGFFGAVFVIDIDRFKNINDTYGHASGDYVLAKTVECIRQGLQQSALVCRMGGEEFLVIIEGISQPRAFLLANRLRHSIEENVIMLDGNNLSVTASIGISALNINNVNSLDESITRADEQLYIAKSSGRNQVRPEFVL, from the coding sequence ATGCCAAAAAATAAATATAATATTAACCAGGCCATCATCTTATTTGCCCTTGCCATGCTGCTGTCAACCATTGGCCTGGAATCACGCAATTTAGCCTCACTGTCACTCTTCTGGCCCAGCAATGCCATTTTGCTGGGGTTGCTGATCCGCTTTCCCGCGCTGGATAAACCCAGCACGCTGTTAATCCTCTTTCTGGGTATGTTCACGGCCGATATCCTTTATGGCACCCCGGTGGTGATTGCCATGGGGCTTGATGCCGCCAATATTCTGTTTATCGCTACTGGCCGCTGGGTATTACTGAGTAACCATTTTACGCGTGGACACTCCCGCCGCCTGCAGGCGCTGCTGCACGTCTTCCCTGCTTCTCTACTGGGTGCTGCGGTATGTGCGCTGGCCGGGGCGATTGTCAGCGAACACTACTTTGAAGATGAGCTTTTTCAGGCCTGGTTCTCGTGGTTCTCCGAACAGATGTCAACATCGATTCTGCTGCTGCCGCTGGTTATCAGCCTGCCGCGTCGTGATGAACTGGCCCAGCTGGCGAGCGCACTGCGCGAAAGTACCGTGCTGCCGATTCTGGCACTGGTGCTGACCACTATCACCGGAATCTGGGTGGGCGGTGGCGGCAGTCTGATCTATCCGCTACCGGCACTGTTGTGGTGTGCCATCAGCTATCCGCTGTTTATTACCTGTTTCCTGACGCTGATAACCGGTATCAGCGAGATCATTCTGGTGGCAGGTAACGTGCTCAATATTCAGGGAAAGGACGATCTTTTCCGCATCGACAGCCTCTCATCTGCCCGTCTCGGGGTGGCGGCGATGCTGATCAGTCCGCTGATTGTTGCTCTGAGCACCGCCTCAAATAAAAAACTGGTGGCGCGCATCACTAAACGAGCCGACTACGACTTCCTGACCGGGGCGCTGACACGTAGCGGGCTGGCTTCGAAACTTGAGTCGCTGGTTACCCCACGTCACCGCCCTAAGGGATTTTTTGGCGCAGTTTTTGTGATTGATATCGATCGTTTCAAGAATATTAATGATACCTACGGCCATGCCAGCGGCGATTATGTGCTGGCAAAAACGGTGGAGTGCATTCGCCAGGGATTGCAGCAGTCGGCGCTGGTGTGCAGGATGGGCGGAGAGGAATTTCTGGTCATAATAGAGGGAATTTCGCAGCCGCGCGCGTTTCTGTTAGCCAATCGCCTGCGGCACAGCATTGAGGAGAACGTCATCATGCTTGACGGTAATAATCTCAGCGTCACCGCCAGTATTGGTATCAGCGCGCTGAATATTAATAACGTTAACAGCCTGGATGAGTCAATTACCCGGGCCGATGAGCAGCTCTATATTGCTAAAAGCAGTGGGCGAAATCAGGTTCGCCCGGAGTTTGTTCTGTAG
- a CDS encoding amylovoran biosynthesis protein AmsF, translating into MIEVNSFAELRTTAPTKAGDIALLKRYYDKDSTFRGGGTFVGFITTALPVDDSGTYAVGTGFFWKRVVNSQDELNIYHFGGKGDGVTDDSGAFKQMLTWAQNVNTSSRNLGVRFPGGKFLINPIDLSASEIPFFYLYGDDNPQGGMPRTTIVSDKSVNPVFKVNARRTVIKGICWNGQASADITANTSAITAEMCTNQQPFFENIMVAGQTVLITCFRVQNNGGTAVKLLDTLDTKFDQIYSINTYARVFDVGWSDTVDGVWDHSTAIELSNANFQSGYGDATLKMPRVTQGVMRNVWIEHTRCPGDLSNGQWLVDALSLEDCANPFNMDNARVQVRQLNLQSGGVVSLNNAAGRWLSGYETGWRRDESFGTQMTGTMRAGWYSGYKITNTSTSDKWYKLGKVFMPKDNQQWMIEMIGKATTDAVSGTAGSPVSAISSGTSYLAISRCATAIYGDIRHHGSPAVLDIKFNRIGTTTSEIWVKLKAASGDTMFNLKSTGPTRFESGECSLFTPDLSEVTDLTTIGTVSPAARMSMHNGLAGIGANEKGVLTVATAVAAAPTTTTPVGYITVNVNGTDRKIAYY; encoded by the coding sequence ATGATTGAAGTTAACTCTTTTGCTGAATTACGTACCACGGCTCCGACAAAAGCGGGTGATATTGCCCTGTTGAAACGCTATTACGATAAGGATTCTACCTTCCGTGGTGGCGGTACCTTTGTCGGTTTTATTACCACGGCCCTGCCGGTGGATGACAGCGGTACCTACGCCGTTGGCACAGGCTTTTTCTGGAAGCGTGTAGTGAACAGTCAGGATGAGCTGAACATCTATCACTTTGGCGGTAAAGGCGACGGCGTGACCGACGACAGCGGCGCGTTTAAACAGATGCTTACCTGGGCGCAGAATGTGAATACCAGCAGCAGGAATCTCGGGGTGCGCTTCCCCGGCGGTAAATTCCTGATCAACCCGATTGATCTCTCCGCCAGCGAAATCCCGTTTTTCTACCTTTACGGCGATGATAATCCACAGGGTGGGATGCCGCGTACCACTATCGTTTCTGATAAGTCGGTTAACCCGGTATTTAAGGTGAATGCCCGGCGCACGGTGATCAAGGGCATCTGCTGGAATGGTCAGGCTTCGGCGGATATCACTGCGAATACCAGCGCGATCACCGCCGAGATGTGTACCAACCAGCAGCCGTTCTTTGAAAATATTATGGTCGCGGGGCAAACCGTGTTGATCACCTGCTTCCGCGTACAGAACAACGGCGGGACGGCGGTCAAGCTGCTGGATACTCTTGATACTAAATTTGACCAGATCTATTCGATTAATACCTATGCACGGGTATTTGATGTGGGCTGGTCGGATACCGTAGACGGCGTCTGGGATCACTCAACGGCCATTGAGCTGTCGAATGCGAACTTCCAGAGCGGATACGGCGATGCCACGCTGAAGATGCCGCGTGTAACGCAGGGGGTGATGCGTAACGTGTGGATAGAGCACACCCGCTGTCCTGGCGATCTCAGCAACGGGCAGTGGCTGGTGGATGCTCTCAGCCTGGAAGACTGCGCTAACCCGTTCAATATGGACAATGCCCGGGTACAGGTTCGCCAGCTTAACCTGCAATCAGGGGGGGTGGTCAGCCTGAACAATGCCGCAGGTCGCTGGCTTTCCGGCTATGAAACCGGCTGGCGGCGCGATGAAAGCTTCGGTACTCAGATGACCGGCACCATGCGCGCCGGATGGTATAGCGGGTATAAAATCACCAATACCTCGACCAGTGATAAGTGGTACAAACTGGGCAAGGTATTTATGCCAAAGGATAACCAGCAGTGGATGATAGAGATGATTGGTAAGGCAACCACTGATGCGGTAAGCGGCACCGCAGGAAGCCCGGTAAGCGCTATCTCTTCAGGCACCAGTTACCTTGCAATTTCGCGCTGTGCCACGGCAATTTATGGCGATATTCGTCACCACGGCTCACCGGCGGTGCTGGATATCAAATTTAACCGCATCGGCACTACCACCTCCGAGATTTGGGTCAAACTGAAAGCCGCCAGCGGCGACACAATGTTTAACCTGAAATCAACGGGACCGACGCGCTTTGAGTCGGGGGAGTGTTCGCTGTTTACCCCGGATCTGAGCGAAGTGACCGACCTCACCACCATTGGCACGGTTTCTCCGGCGGCACGCATGAGCATGCACAACGGGCTGGCGGGGATCGGGGCGAATGAGAAGGGGGTACTGACGGTAGCCACTGCGGTAGCGGCAGCGCCAACCACCACCACACCCGTCGGTTATATTACCGTTAACGTAAACGGCACCGATCGTAAAATTGCGTATTACTGA
- a CDS encoding DUF7940 domain-containing protein, translating to MVAATSLAIWLLVHYGRMTVVSHARLLFKTWSVWLASIGSMLSAWVQSFPDSALNAWGVLPEDIKSCLPHNFLAFIGAFMVAMAVIAQFIRQKNLCNQKIAADGGKV from the coding sequence CTGGTTGCTGCAACATCACTGGCAATCTGGCTGCTGGTGCATTATGGGCGGATGACCGTGGTATCTCATGCCCGTTTGCTGTTTAAAACCTGGTCGGTATGGCTGGCTTCCATTGGATCGATGCTGAGTGCATGGGTGCAGTCGTTTCCGGACTCTGCTCTGAATGCATGGGGGGTGCTCCCGGAGGATATTAAGTCCTGTCTGCCGCATAACTTCCTTGCGTTTATTGGCGCTTTTATGGTGGCGATGGCCGTGATAGCGCAATTTATCCGGCAAAAAAACCTTTGTAATCAGAAAATTGCAGCGGACGGAGGTAAGGTATGA
- a CDS encoding glycoside hydrolase family protein has protein sequence MSKVIQILMFEEGYKEDPYLDTEGYPTIGCGIKIGPKGAALENYIFTLPSNVGSVWMQMILNRKIDEMSRHQAILAALRRCNTPRTDVLYSMAYQLGVDGLSAFKNALMKIAAGDFNAAADAMLNSLWAQQTPQRARRHADVMRSGTYTRYQEVL, from the coding sequence ATGAGTAAGGTTATTCAAATCTTAATGTTTGAGGAAGGTTATAAAGAAGACCCCTATCTGGATACCGAAGGATATCCGACTATTGGCTGTGGAATTAAAATCGGCCCAAAGGGAGCGGCGCTGGAAAATTATATATTCACTCTTCCGTCTAACGTCGGAAGCGTCTGGATGCAGATGATACTGAATCGCAAAATTGATGAGATGTCGCGTCATCAGGCGATCCTGGCGGCGCTGCGCCGATGTAATACGCCGCGTACCGATGTGTTGTACAGCATGGCTTATCAGCTGGGTGTTGACGGGCTTTCTGCTTTTAAAAACGCGCTTATGAAGATAGCTGCAGGGGATTTTAACGCGGCGGCGGATGCCATGCTCAACAGCCTGTGGGCGCAGCAAACGCCGCAGCGTGCCCGGCGCCATGCCGACGTAATGCGAAGCGGAACCTATACCCGATATCAGGAGGTCCTGTGA
- a CDS encoding antiterminator Q family protein, which produces MRDIKILLERWGGWAASGEYGLGYSSVAAGFRGLVGAHSMMRLNCSDHDGLILDSCISRLVKVNKEQHDILVAHYLYQISLRSIARRRRCADGTIRKQIQTAEGFVSGVLSALECELECELPE; this is translated from the coding sequence ATGAGAGATATCAAAATCCTACTTGAGCGATGGGGCGGATGGGCAGCAAGCGGTGAATATGGGTTAGGTTACTCTTCAGTTGCAGCAGGCTTTCGGGGGCTGGTCGGCGCCCATAGCATGATGCGGCTGAACTGTAGCGATCATGATGGTTTGATCCTGGACAGCTGTATCAGTCGGCTGGTGAAGGTTAATAAAGAACAGCACGACATTCTGGTTGCACATTACCTCTATCAAATCTCACTGCGTTCAATTGCCCGTCGTCGTCGTTGCGCCGATGGCACTATCCGGAAACAAATTCAGACAGCCGAAGGATTTGTCAGTGGTGTATTAAGCGCGCTGGAGTGCGAGCTGGAATGTGAACTTCCGGAATAA
- a CDS encoding LexA family transcriptional regulator — MAMTMMGITQGALAKASGVSQPTIWRLTKGEAEGSRKLVDIARALDINVEWLANGTGEMRGTPLSGTADKVKSGTTVPLWDASGKTSEHVSVPTGVKAKKSWRAYTLDRNSGCAEATAGSIVIIDTDVPVESGDLVIALMNSRISVYRYLEGPSNGFLTVDDPRLPAVELSDEVRLIGVAIFLIRDLRR; from the coding sequence ATGGCTATGACCATGATGGGAATTACACAGGGTGCTTTGGCAAAGGCATCGGGCGTCTCACAGCCAACGATATGGCGGCTGACTAAGGGTGAAGCTGAGGGGTCACGTAAGCTGGTAGATATCGCAAGAGCGCTGGATATTAACGTGGAATGGCTGGCAAATGGTACCGGAGAGATGCGCGGCACCCCGCTTTCAGGCACCGCTGATAAAGTTAAAAGTGGTACGACTGTTCCTCTCTGGGATGCCAGTGGAAAAACCAGCGAACACGTCAGCGTTCCCACCGGGGTGAAGGCTAAAAAGAGCTGGCGTGCCTACACTCTCGACCGTAACAGCGGCTGCGCGGAAGCCACGGCAGGAAGCATCGTTATTATCGACACTGATGTGCCAGTAGAATCTGGAGATTTAGTCATAGCACTGATGAATTCACGCATCTCCGTTTATCGCTATCTGGAGGGGCCCTCCAATGGTTTCTTAACCGTGGATGACCCGCGGCTTCCGGCCGTTGAACTCTCCGATGAAGTCCGTCTGATTGGCGTAGCTATCTTCCTGATCCGCGACTTAAGGCGGTAA
- a CDS encoding chemotaxis protein, translated as MDNFQKEIDERANLALSNKFELLLFRLGSAHQDDKPELFGINVFKLREIVPMTTITRAAGMKSPLLGMANIRGQLIPVIDLPAVAGCIPATGLNLLLVTEYARSTQAFAVESVDDIVRLDWSQVHAAESGVSTRNITSIACLDNNNTMAMVLDVEQILHDVIPSVREVKEGDIKVKTFKFKPGAVAIVAEDSKVARQMLQQGLKAMGIPAEMYTTGLEAWERIKTLYLETQQEGVSIHDKIALVLTDLEMPEMDGFTLTRNIKNDHNLKALPVVIHSSLSGSANEDHVRKVGANGYVAKFEINQLSAVIHQVLEDAVY; from the coding sequence ATGGATAACTTTCAAAAAGAGATCGATGAGAGAGCGAATCTCGCATTATCGAACAAGTTCGAACTTTTGTTATTCCGCCTGGGGTCTGCTCATCAGGACGACAAGCCTGAATTGTTCGGTATCAATGTGTTCAAACTGCGTGAAATTGTGCCAATGACCACAATTACCCGTGCGGCGGGGATGAAGTCACCGCTGCTGGGCATGGCGAATATTCGCGGGCAGTTAATTCCGGTGATCGATCTTCCTGCTGTTGCGGGCTGCATTCCCGCTACTGGCCTGAACCTGTTACTGGTAACTGAGTACGCACGCAGCACCCAGGCGTTTGCAGTTGAGTCAGTCGACGATATCGTACGTCTGGACTGGAGCCAGGTACATGCGGCGGAGTCAGGCGTCAGCACCCGTAATATTACCAGCATTGCCTGTCTTGATAACAACAACACCATGGCAATGGTGCTGGATGTTGAGCAGATCCTGCATGATGTCATCCCTTCTGTTCGCGAAGTGAAAGAGGGCGATATCAAGGTTAAGACCTTCAAATTTAAACCCGGCGCAGTCGCAATTGTGGCGGAAGATTCAAAAGTAGCCCGTCAGATGCTGCAACAGGGTCTGAAAGCGATGGGAATTCCAGCGGAAATGTATACCACCGGGCTTGAAGCCTGGGAACGCATCAAAACGCTGTACCTCGAAACGCAGCAGGAAGGGGTCTCTATCCACGACAAAATCGCGCTGGTGTTAACCGATCTGGAAATGCCAGAGATGGATGGCTTTACGCTGACGCGTAACATCAAAAACGATCATAATCTGAAAGCTCTGCCGGTGGTAATCCACTCGTCACTGTCTGGTAGTGCCAACGAAGACCATGTGCGTAAAGTCGGGGCTAATGGTTATGTGGCGAAATTCGAAATTAATCAGCTTTCAGCCGTGATCCACCAGGTGCTGGAAGATGCCGTCTATTAA
- a CDS encoding acyltransferase family protein: protein MDKQTRDYYIDNVRGLATVSVIFIHTVFWSGAFYVPDFMRNISLFFDVPVFFLLTGFVFKATGKKDAIQQSLKIVMYFTLFVIAMNAITLNLNTDQVIQAITMTSATIPAFPVVGGSYWFVPMYVASVIISQALLQYSEKMSVILIPLALLYYLFSYITHSTIDYQMLGVSANSLLFYVTLIIAGYHLYNFKGKKVWLLIATVFILVFFILYKTNPDAVNLQKFKLNLSLPYVLASLISVCVIFSGIFTSKKTPLSWIGQRAIFFYMAQGIGASLLYQVVHIIKMPWPAKLLMMFALNLSLTLIIGVIFYYLVNKSALLLTRRA from the coding sequence ATGGATAAGCAAACAAGGGATTACTACATTGATAATGTGCGTGGTCTGGCTACAGTTTCGGTAATCTTTATTCATACTGTTTTCTGGAGTGGTGCCTTCTACGTCCCGGACTTTATGAGAAATATTTCTCTGTTTTTTGACGTGCCGGTTTTCTTCCTGCTGACGGGTTTCGTTTTCAAGGCGACGGGGAAAAAAGATGCGATTCAGCAATCATTAAAAATCGTGATGTATTTCACTTTATTTGTCATTGCCATGAATGCCATAACATTGAACCTGAATACCGATCAGGTTATACAGGCCATCACCATGACCTCCGCTACCATCCCGGCATTCCCTGTTGTTGGTGGTTCATATTGGTTCGTGCCTATGTATGTAGCATCGGTGATTATCAGCCAGGCATTATTGCAATATTCAGAAAAGATGTCTGTTATATTAATTCCGCTAGCGCTGTTGTACTATCTTTTTTCCTATATTACTCATAGCACGATAGATTATCAGATGCTCGGCGTCAGCGCTAATTCACTGCTGTTTTATGTCACGCTTATTATCGCCGGATACCATCTTTATAATTTTAAGGGTAAAAAGGTGTGGCTGCTTATAGCAACAGTGTTTATCCTGGTATTTTTCATACTCTACAAAACAAACCCGGATGCAGTTAACTTACAGAAATTCAAGCTTAACCTTTCCCTGCCATACGTTCTGGCTTCGCTAATATCAGTGTGCGTAATTTTTTCAGGGATATTTACCAGCAAAAAAACACCTTTATCATGGATCGGACAAAGAGCAATATTCTTCTATATGGCACAAGGAATCGGCGCATCGCTGTTATATCAAGTGGTACATATTATAAAAATGCCGTGGCCAGCTAAATTACTGATGATGTTTGCCCTTAACCTTTCACTCACGCTGATAATTGGTGTCATCTTCTATTATCTGGTCAATAAAAGCGCCCTGTTGCTTACCAGAAGAGCATAG